One genomic window of Magnolia sinica isolate HGM2019 chromosome 3, MsV1, whole genome shotgun sequence includes the following:
- the LOC131240873 gene encoding uncharacterized protein LOC131240873 isoform X1: MPLIKNKVFALAEPPEDLRPEERVWQVRFTKEIFRSYEEYLQRVNLYRQRVWKCKVTGKIHLTYEEALVSEHQASERIQQFPKEFMEHVLRTVQFSTLNLHELVKMVYEKLKDSFIEGEELHGRNGNSVRPCKILKILTSDGGCSYRLGRLDKTGKAVSTSTEDSKNLMRKKLPFGRDLLKLFIRESTSQNDPWVVYDKLAMEHGISTEPPEELREKIARKLKTSEELKNKKAGENKRTRMENDDLAMAKRTKTGQLSQATEAVKLKYPIDDLLVKPSKDDPVFSERPVPSTNFIVPVDYVGDLLMVWDFCSSFGKLLRLSPFSFEKFENAIVYEGPSNLIVEIHTSILNLLVNDRGEYYSFIQKRERKEMVTSMKWVEYLCDFLELETELNSAAHLAKIKHGLYYMLGVHAKLEILGWLVYWALSTDVIRGRLDKYIDEQQALVATKREEELEEKRKKREEKQLKEMKSSNGESLQGNSASESLQALESTHSHGQLKDSLEDVHMEAHTSNRTYHLGERGSKHDVLASRRAIMKQILEAKVAMEREKETVRMVELRKQQDTKKAKVKEAREKKEKEQRQQHFEREMEKRFIRTDALGKDRDHNRYWFLHQEGRVFIESADHNQWGFYASKEELDGLMGSLNPKGERELDLHKQLQKHYLKICAAMQKRSKETRETAQRSDSDTAVLRRSVRVSVLPNDNKQPPFLRHVNKWMG, encoded by the exons AGAGTACTTGCAACGGGTAAACTTGTATCGTCAGAGAGTGTGGAAGTGTAAGGTTACAGGAAAGATCCATTTAACTTATGAAGAAGCATTGGTCTCAGAGCATCAAGCAAGtgagagaattcaacaattccCCAAAGAATTCATGGAACATGTGCTGCGTACAGTCCAATTCA GCACCCTAAACCTACATGAACTGGTAAAAATGGTGTATGAAAAGTTAAAAGACTCTTTTATAGAAGGCGAAGAGTTGCACGGAAGAAACGGGAATTCTGTTCGCCCATGCAAAATTTTGAAGATTTTAACCAGTGACGGAGGTTGCTCTTACAGATTGGGACGGCTTGATAAAACTGGGAAAGCGGTCAGTACATCTACTGAGGATTCCAAGAATTTGATGCGGAAGAAACTTCCCTTCGGTAGAGATCTACTAAAATTATTTATAAGGGAATCAACTTCTCAGAATGATCCATGGGTGGTCTATGATAAATTGGCAATGGAGCACGGGATCTCTACAGAACCACCTGAGGAATTGAGAGAAAAGatagccagaaaactcaaaacgTCTGAG GAGCTTAAAAACAAGAAAGCCGGTGAGAACAAAAGGACAAGGATGGAAAATGATGACTTGGCTATGGCAAAGAGAACAAAGACAG gaCAGTTAAGCCAAGCCACAGAAGCTGTGAAGCTTAAATACCCCATTGATGACTTACTAGTGAAGCCAAGTAAAGATGATCCTGTCTTTTCCGAACGTCCCGTGCCTTCCACCAATTTTATTGTTCCTGTGGATTATGTAGGAGACCTTTTAATGGTTTGGGATTTCTGCTCATCTTTTGGCAAGCTTTTGCGCTTGTCACCATTCTCTTTTGAAAAGTTTGAAAATGCTATTGTTTATGAAGGTCCTTCAAACCTCATTGTGGAAATACACACTTCGATTCTTAATCTGCTTGTTAATGATCGTGGAGAGTATTATTCTTTTATCCAAAAAAGGGAGAGGAAAGAAATG GTCACATCTATGAAATGGGTGGAGTATTTATGTGACTTTCTGGAGTTGGAAACAGAACTCAATTCTGCAGCTCACCTGGCAAAGATTAAACATGGGCTCTACTACATGCTTGGTGTGCATGCCAAACTGGAAATTCTTGGTTGGCTAGTTTATTGGGCTCTTTCAACGGATGTGATTAGAGGACGGTTGGATAAGTACATCGATGAACAGCAGGCTCTTGTGGCTACCAAAAGGGAAGAAGAATTGGAAGAGAAGCgtaagaaaagagaggagaagcaaCTGAAAGAAATGAAATCCAGCAACGGTGAGAGTCTGCAGGGAAATAGCGCTTCAGAGAGCTTACAGGCTCTTGAATCTACACACAGCCATGGGCAGCTTAAAGATAGCCTGGAGGACGTCCACATGGAAGCGCACACATCAAACAGAACCTACCACTTAGGAGAGAG GGGAAGTAAGCATGATGTTTTAGCATCAAGAAGAGCAATCATGAAGCAAATTTTAGAAGCAAAGGTTGCAatggaaagagaaaaagaaacagtgaggatggtTGAGCTCAGAAAGCAACAGGATACAAAGAAGGCCAAAGTCAAAGAagcaagagagaaaaaagaaaaagagcaaaGG CAACAACACTTTGAGCGAGAGATGGAAAAACGCTTCATTCGAACTGATGCTCTAGGAAAGGACAGGGACCACAATCGGTATTGGTTTCTCCACCAGGAAGGGAGGGTATTTATAGAGAGTGCAGATCATAATCAGTGGGGCTTTTATGCTTCCAAGGAAGAG CTTGATGGATTGATGGGTTCCCTCAATCCAAAGGGCGAGAGAGAATTGGACCTCCACAAGCAACTTCAGAAACACTATCTTAAAATATG TGCTGCGATGCAGAAGAGATCGAAGGAAACAAGGGAAACAGCTCAAAGGTCTGATTCAGACACTGCTGTTTTAAGACGATCTGTTCGTGTTTCTGTGCTGCCAAATGATAATAAGCAGCCACCATTCCTCAGACATGTAAACAAGTGGATGGGTTAA
- the LOC131240873 gene encoding uncharacterized protein LOC131240873 isoform X2 translates to MPLIKNKVFALAEPPEDLRPEERVWQVRFTKEIFRSYEEYLQRVNLYRQRVWKCKVTGKIHLTYEEALVSEHQASERIQQFPKEFMEHVLRTVQFSTLNLHELVKMVYEKLKDSFIEGEELHGRNGNSVRPCKILKILTSDGGCSYRLGRLDKTGKAVSTSTEDSKNLMRKKLPFGRDLLKLFIRESTSQNDPWVVYDKLAMEHGISTEPPEELREKIARKLKTSEELKNKKAGENKRTRMENDDLAMAKRTKTGQLSQATEAVKLKYPIDDLLVKPSPSNLIVEIHTSILNLLVNDRGEYYSFIQKRERKEMVTSMKWVEYLCDFLELETELNSAAHLAKIKHGLYYMLGVHAKLEILGWLVYWALSTDVIRGRLDKYIDEQQALVATKREEELEEKRKKREEKQLKEMKSSNGESLQGNSASESLQALESTHSHGQLKDSLEDVHMEAHTSNRTYHLGERGSKHDVLASRRAIMKQILEAKVAMEREKETVRMVELRKQQDTKKAKVKEAREKKEKEQRQQHFEREMEKRFIRTDALGKDRDHNRYWFLHQEGRVFIESADHNQWGFYASKEELDGLMGSLNPKGERELDLHKQLQKHYLKICAAMQKRSKETRETAQRSDSDTAVLRRSVRVSVLPNDNKQPPFLRHVNKWMG, encoded by the exons AGAGTACTTGCAACGGGTAAACTTGTATCGTCAGAGAGTGTGGAAGTGTAAGGTTACAGGAAAGATCCATTTAACTTATGAAGAAGCATTGGTCTCAGAGCATCAAGCAAGtgagagaattcaacaattccCCAAAGAATTCATGGAACATGTGCTGCGTACAGTCCAATTCA GCACCCTAAACCTACATGAACTGGTAAAAATGGTGTATGAAAAGTTAAAAGACTCTTTTATAGAAGGCGAAGAGTTGCACGGAAGAAACGGGAATTCTGTTCGCCCATGCAAAATTTTGAAGATTTTAACCAGTGACGGAGGTTGCTCTTACAGATTGGGACGGCTTGATAAAACTGGGAAAGCGGTCAGTACATCTACTGAGGATTCCAAGAATTTGATGCGGAAGAAACTTCCCTTCGGTAGAGATCTACTAAAATTATTTATAAGGGAATCAACTTCTCAGAATGATCCATGGGTGGTCTATGATAAATTGGCAATGGAGCACGGGATCTCTACAGAACCACCTGAGGAATTGAGAGAAAAGatagccagaaaactcaaaacgTCTGAG GAGCTTAAAAACAAGAAAGCCGGTGAGAACAAAAGGACAAGGATGGAAAATGATGACTTGGCTATGGCAAAGAGAACAAAGACAG gaCAGTTAAGCCAAGCCACAGAAGCTGTGAAGCTTAAATACCCCATTGATGACTTACTAGTGAAGCCAA GTCCTTCAAACCTCATTGTGGAAATACACACTTCGATTCTTAATCTGCTTGTTAATGATCGTGGAGAGTATTATTCTTTTATCCAAAAAAGGGAGAGGAAAGAAATG GTCACATCTATGAAATGGGTGGAGTATTTATGTGACTTTCTGGAGTTGGAAACAGAACTCAATTCTGCAGCTCACCTGGCAAAGATTAAACATGGGCTCTACTACATGCTTGGTGTGCATGCCAAACTGGAAATTCTTGGTTGGCTAGTTTATTGGGCTCTTTCAACGGATGTGATTAGAGGACGGTTGGATAAGTACATCGATGAACAGCAGGCTCTTGTGGCTACCAAAAGGGAAGAAGAATTGGAAGAGAAGCgtaagaaaagagaggagaagcaaCTGAAAGAAATGAAATCCAGCAACGGTGAGAGTCTGCAGGGAAATAGCGCTTCAGAGAGCTTACAGGCTCTTGAATCTACACACAGCCATGGGCAGCTTAAAGATAGCCTGGAGGACGTCCACATGGAAGCGCACACATCAAACAGAACCTACCACTTAGGAGAGAG GGGAAGTAAGCATGATGTTTTAGCATCAAGAAGAGCAATCATGAAGCAAATTTTAGAAGCAAAGGTTGCAatggaaagagaaaaagaaacagtgaggatggtTGAGCTCAGAAAGCAACAGGATACAAAGAAGGCCAAAGTCAAAGAagcaagagagaaaaaagaaaaagagcaaaGG CAACAACACTTTGAGCGAGAGATGGAAAAACGCTTCATTCGAACTGATGCTCTAGGAAAGGACAGGGACCACAATCGGTATTGGTTTCTCCACCAGGAAGGGAGGGTATTTATAGAGAGTGCAGATCATAATCAGTGGGGCTTTTATGCTTCCAAGGAAGAG CTTGATGGATTGATGGGTTCCCTCAATCCAAAGGGCGAGAGAGAATTGGACCTCCACAAGCAACTTCAGAAACACTATCTTAAAATATG TGCTGCGATGCAGAAGAGATCGAAGGAAACAAGGGAAACAGCTCAAAGGTCTGATTCAGACACTGCTGTTTTAAGACGATCTGTTCGTGTTTCTGTGCTGCCAAATGATAATAAGCAGCCACCATTCCTCAGACATGTAAACAAGTGGATGGGTTAA